From Zea mays cultivar B73 chromosome 3, Zm-B73-REFERENCE-NAM-5.0, whole genome shotgun sequence:
AAACCAGAACTAAACGAAAGGTTCATAGGATAGAACTATGGGAGGCAGCTCATAAAAAGAAGAATTGTAGATACACAACAGAAAAGGCAGAGACACTGATGGTACGTACATTTTCTGGTATAAATGATTTATGCTTGATCTAAAAATCAGCTTATAGTTCCTTAACCTTCCTATATACTTGTTTCAATAGGCTGCATCTTATGAGGAATTTAAAAAAAGGCGAGGGAACAACAATGGTAATCATCTTTCATCTAAAGATTACAATGAAGTGTTCAATGATATTGTTGCCAAGGATTTCAAAGCACGTGGGTACTATGATGATAAGTACTGGAGTCAAGTACAAGCTTTTCAAGGTTTACCGTTTGTTATTCAAACGGAGGAAGAAAGAATGTACCAAGAGAAAGTAAATGAAATTGACAATAAAATGGAATCCGTGAGTGGTCTCATGAAGCATTGGTTTACTTTTATGTCAAAAAAGTATCCAGAAGATTTAACCCCAGAGATGAGAGAAGCTTTACAAAATGAAGTAAGCTTGCATTCAACCATGGCCCCCTCCCTCTCTAGAATAAGAGCATATTTTTAACAGTATGTTGGTTCAAATATTTCAGGGTGGTGATAGTTATGACCAATGCACTGAAGATGACAAATCTGAAAATTATGCTGCCAAAGATACGAGTAGCATCCAAGAAGATTCAAATGCTGACGTGACCTCTCGAACAAATGAAGTGCATGTATACTTCCTTTATTTCAATTATTAAATATCATTAGCTACTATATAATAATATTCAAACTCTTGCTAATGGCTTGTAGAACATGGTTCATGtcgagcagcagcaacaacaatctGTCCATAGAAGTCTTGGACGAACTCATGTTCATACATCTACACCACATGAGCAAACACCTTCAAAGGTATGTTAGAAAGGCCTAGTCAATTACCAATGCACATGTATCTTGTATTTTTTGTATTTTGTTACCTGCTTCAAAGTTGttattttgcaaatttgaacacTTGTAGTTGGATATAGATTGTTCTTGCAGAATAGAAGAGATATAAAGGATTTTCATGTGAGATAAATTTGCAAAGTTTCTTTTCACGTGTTGATTTATTGCTCTttgattctgtgtagttttttaaGAAGAAGTACTGAAGTAGCATGTACTCTGCTTTCATTCAGTTGTTAATCCGTCTCATTTAGCCTACATAAACTTAAGTGAAAAGCATTAAAAACTCCCTTTTAGTTTAGTTGCCTAATTAATTAGCTTTCTTTTGCAACTCTAGGGTTCAGTAATTGGTTCCTGTTCGTCTACATTCCCTGTTAAAATCTAATATTTATAATTTTTTTCTATAATAATTGAGTGAAACTATGCCTGTAGGAGGCACAACTTGATGACAATGTAGTCACAGATTTTCCAAGTGATCCTATATTGCACAACATGGTATGTCTAAGCTAATTGTATTATTGTTTCATTAAAATATAAAGCATAATTTGATTAAGTGATGCTATGATTTGATGTTTATTATAGAGAACTCGAAGGGTTCAAGCTGCCAGCATGGGCATATCAGAATCAGTATGTGGTTTTATTTGCCTTATTTCTTTCCAATTATGACGTTGTTTTACCAAAAGATCATATGTTCATGTTTTGTAATTTGTAGAGACAAAAGCAAGTCTACCTTATTTCACTGATAAACAAAGGCAGAGTTGTGGCCAAAGGGAAGTTAGTGACTACAGATAGCCAAAGAGAAATATTAGGAGCAAAGCTTGGACCAGAATATTGTGGGGTTCTTGTTGAAGGCCTTGAAAATATTGAACTTGGCAATATTATATATGAGGAGGTACCTAGACCATCTAATCAGATTCGTACACTAATTGATGCTATTGGCTATGTTATTCCTTGGCCAATTACACATGTAAGtttcttttttatttgaaatagtACATGTGTCCCCATAACAACTTCAAATTGAGTTATTGATCTAACACATGCTTCATAGGTGAAGCAAGCTAGAAGCTCATCTTGTACCCGCAACAAGTTGGTACCTGCAGCACGTGGACAAAGCTAGATGGCGTGGACAAAGCTAGATGGGAAGCCTAGTATAATTGCAAAGTGAATCAGTTAGATTCTAGTAGTTACTAAAATTTTTAAGTGATATTTGTATGATATTGCCACTTTGgctttgcttctttgtgaacacaaTTGGCAGTTACTGAACATGGTTGCTATCGAGTTAGTTAGCTTCTTGATATTTTGCCAAGGCCAAAAGCAATATTATTGAGGGTTTATAATTTGATTTTTTTAACATTCATCTCGATGCAcatttatatatataaatatataaatgaAAACATCTTTTTTTTGGCACGTAATAAAGTGTTATAGTATAACGTGTCTATATTATTACAAACAAATATAGATGTATGTACAAAATCGTTTCTACAGGTCTTAATACACACTTTGACGTTACTATATAACGTATTGATATGCGTAGGCACACAATACAAACGTGGCTATATTATTGTTTCTACTTTTGTTAACACGCGTTTTGGCATTACTATAAAATGTGTCACTCGCTAGTTCAGCTGACACGTCACCTTTCCACATCACCTGCCACGTCATTTTTCCACAATCACCTGCCATGTCACCTATCCACATCACCTGCCATGTCATCATTCGTGTCACCTACTATATCGTCTCTATACTCCTTAATGCGCAATAAAGCGTCACTATAAAATGTGACTATAGTAATACACATGAATTATGAATGTATCTATAATATCGTATCTATATTTTTTCGCACATAATGAAATGTTACTATATGACGTAACAACAATAATAGACACATGTTATATGCGCATCTATAAAAGCGTATCAATGTGTCTAAACATGCATCTAACGTGTCTATGAAACATCTATTCATCTAATATACACGCTTACGATAATCGTTTCTACAAAGTCTGATACGGTCCATACGAAGACGCTTCTAACACGTTTTTGGAAAGCGTGCGTACATTCATATAGAGACGAATTAAAGCGTGCCTATTGTCCAAAAAAGCATAGCTACAAGGGGGTTTTCTAGTAgtgtttctgccgagtgcacgaactgcactaccagaccaaggctagaggagatggtcttcatgaaaattttggctgctacaactttgcttatcgcaagactaccaAGTTTccagtgatcagctaccgaagcaaatggccagctagatggaaatctgagtggttctacgtcagagttgatgaagatgaagataagtTGGTCCAAAGTCCGTTAGAATTGATGTTCAGAGAGACCCGACCCCCATGCAACATGTTACCAGGGAAGTCCAAGTCAAATTGCTCTAGAGACTTGGTGCaagaatttctggccttcagagtatttctgACTTTAAAGGAgtaggaaatgccgaagctagaggggaaaaagaagaaaggagaacttgttcggttgccctaCCATTTCAAATTCAAGAAACTTTTCAAAgtacctgccaagagtggctggacacaattgaagtaatgtgtaatgaaatactcgaaaattattctaaaaaagaagaccaattgatgactgcggccttcggcacccatctaaagcgaaggctaaaccacgtaatggatgccctgggttttgaatatcttgactacgagcggctagataAGGGTGCTGAAGGCCAAAAGAGAAAAAGAGTAGCTGATGTTCTAAACAAAGATGATGAAGAACAATCGAAAAAGAAAAAGTCGGAGTGTGAGCCGAAAGCAGGTgtttcgaagaagagaaaagcttcgACTCCAAAACAAAAAGCAATTGACGAAGAAGAAGGAACTCCTGCAACACCCTCTACTACCGAAGTAGAGGAaaatttaaaggtaatgactgaatctttgcctgtcaagctaagtccactggggccacaactgacaaagctttttcagaaggaaaaggagcccgcgaAATCGAAGGAAGCAGCTAGAGCAAAAAAGCAAAGAATCATCATGGTGACAGATGTCATTGAAAAgacaccaccaggagcttcagctccAAAGGCGCCAGCTGCTAAAAGTTCGATAGCTactgaagctgcaccttcggaggccacagATGCCAAAGCTACTAgatccgaagatattaatttagaaagcatggttgttgatatagataaaattctgctagacatggccacagaagaagctgctggGGCCACCGAAGAAGCTTTGGCCCTAGAACCcgagaaaaagaagaaaattgtcgaAGAAACATCGAGAGAtgaaattttcaattttcaaaacttgattgGACAAGAACTGACAAAAGCCAaaaaagaagaactaaaagagtatgccatatcttgcggctaTCGGCCAGGGGCAATTCTCTTCGGGGGTGTTGATGACGAGAAGCTAGGCTGCATCCGGGATCAGGCCGGAGCAAAGGTTATCGGTaccctatcaaagagtatcggtttcccaaagctcgaagccgatattagccgctaccgacgacagcatattgtcggtagtttgttttattccaatttcaaggtaaacaatttctctctaactttttatttttcataacaaaaatgttttctaacgaaggttgttcgtgtacagagtatgctactgagcaaagtttTGAAGATGCAACAGGATCTAGAGGATAAaaagcacgaggttataattgagaacttagaaaataaaataaaagaacaatcagccgCTTTTGAGAAGAAAGAGTTCGAACTCcagacaactgaaggcttattagcagaagccgaagctaaaataacagaactgaatacgaagcttctctgccagtcAGAAAGTTTTGAACAggaaaagctgaagcttaatgaaaaacttgaggccgaagtccagAAGGGTTTAGATTTGAAAAATCATTGATAAGCCTTCAAAACAAATGTTTGGAATTCAGCAATCAATGTGTTCAAGGGCTGA
This genomic window contains:
- the LOC103651754 gene encoding uncharacterized protein; its protein translation is MHMYLEAQLDDNVVTDFPSDPILHNMRTRRVQAASMGISESRQKQVYLISLINKGRVVAKGKLVTTDSQREILGAKLGPEYCGVLVEGLENIELGNIIYEEVPRPSNQIRTLIDAIGYVIPWPITHVKQARSSSCTRNKLVPAARGQS